A single genomic interval of Drosophila virilis strain 15010-1051.87 chromosome 2, Dvir_AGI_RSII-ME, whole genome shotgun sequence harbors:
- the GstD11 gene encoding glutathione S-transferase D7 isoform X1, whose translation MNRTEQIVTEFVYCLLIRGGKMSTPVLYYLPPSPPCRSILLLAKMLGLDFELKIVNIMEGEQLKPNFVAMNPQHCVPTMNDQGLVLWESRAILSYLVAAYAKSDELYPTDIRVRALVDQRLHFDLGTLYQRLTDFYFPTMFIGAPLDEVKRARLTEAVGWLNAILEGREYAAADHFTIADLTLLVTVSQLEAFDFELRPFKHVKQWLDRCKEHMAPYDYDELNASKASMLADMFRAKMNQTGGS comes from the exons ATGAACCGAACGGAACAAATTGTAACCGAATTTGTCTACTGCCTACTTATTAGAGGTGGAAAAATGTCCACGCCAGTGCTGTACTATCTGCCTCCGAGTCCGCCATGTCGCAGTattctgctgctggccaaaatGCTCGGTCTGGACTTTGAGCTGAAGATCGTCAACATAATGGAGGGGGAGCAGCTGAAGCCCAACTTTGTGGCCATGAATCCGCAGCACTGCGTGCCCACAATGAACGATCAGGGACTGGTGCTGTGGGAAAG TCGCGCCATACTCTCATATCTGGTGGCCGCCTATGCCAAATCTGATGAGCTTTATCCCACGGATATACGCGTACGAGCGCTGGTGGATCAGCGTCTACACTTTGATCTCGGCACGCTCTATCAACGTCTCACCGACTTTTAT TTTCCCACAATGTTCATTGGCGCCCCACTGGACGAGGTCAAACGCGCCAGACTAACTGAAGCCGTCGGCTGGCTAAATGCAATACTGGAGGGCCGCGAATATGCAGCCGCAGATCATTTTACAATTGCAGATCTGACACTTCTCGTCACTGTCTCCCAGCTGGAGGCCTTTGATTTTGAGCTAAGACCCTTCAAACATGTCAAGCAATGGCTAGATCGCTGCAAGGAGCATATGGCGCCCTATGACTACGATGAACTGAATGCCAGCAAGGCGTCTATGTTGGCCGACATGTTCAGGGCGAAAATGAATCAAACAGGTGGATCCTAA
- the GstD11 gene encoding glutathione S-transferase D7 isoform X2, translated as MSTPVLYYLPPSPPCRSILLLAKMLGLDFELKIVNIMEGEQLKPNFVAMNPQHCVPTMNDQGLVLWESRAILSYLVAAYAKSDELYPTDIRVRALVDQRLHFDLGTLYQRLTDFYFPTMFIGAPLDEVKRARLTEAVGWLNAILEGREYAAADHFTIADLTLLVTVSQLEAFDFELRPFKHVKQWLDRCKEHMAPYDYDELNASKASMLADMFRAKMNQTGGS; from the exons ATGTCCACGCCAGTGCTGTACTATCTGCCTCCGAGTCCGCCATGTCGCAGTattctgctgctggccaaaatGCTCGGTCTGGACTTTGAGCTGAAGATCGTCAACATAATGGAGGGGGAGCAGCTGAAGCCCAACTTTGTGGCCATGAATCCGCAGCACTGCGTGCCCACAATGAACGATCAGGGACTGGTGCTGTGGGAAAG TCGCGCCATACTCTCATATCTGGTGGCCGCCTATGCCAAATCTGATGAGCTTTATCCCACGGATATACGCGTACGAGCGCTGGTGGATCAGCGTCTACACTTTGATCTCGGCACGCTCTATCAACGTCTCACCGACTTTTAT TTTCCCACAATGTTCATTGGCGCCCCACTGGACGAGGTCAAACGCGCCAGACTAACTGAAGCCGTCGGCTGGCTAAATGCAATACTGGAGGGCCGCGAATATGCAGCCGCAGATCATTTTACAATTGCAGATCTGACACTTCTCGTCACTGTCTCCCAGCTGGAGGCCTTTGATTTTGAGCTAAGACCCTTCAAACATGTCAAGCAATGGCTAGATCGCTGCAAGGAGCATATGGCGCCCTATGACTACGATGAACTGAATGCCAGCAAGGCGTCTATGTTGGCCGACATGTTCAGGGCGAAAATGAATCAAACAGGTGGATCCTAA
- the LOC6629928 gene encoding calmodulin, translating into MSMDPSVSLEDLERRRRRASSVRKASQTPQPPPQLGTDSEAMAVINEIFNPRLKLPESTGHYRLPEKLSADDHVSPKDLDIAKLAELKEVFTLFDTDCDGLISKEDLRFTYTALGNEPNEQLLEQMMQEAHEPLDYEAFVQLMCRRTIELDPEEVLLEAWSKWDDYGTGKIDERKIYEELTNYGDKMTLSEAKEALSHAPMAKPKTLEEPPMIDYPAFCRMLGGMRKRKN; encoded by the exons ATGTCGATGGATCCTTCGGTTTCACTGGAAGATCTGGAACGT CGGCGTCGTCGAGCCAGCTCAGTGCGGAAGGCTTCGCAGACGCCGCAGCCACCACCGCAGCTGGGAACAGACTCGGAGGCGATGGCCGTAATCAACGAGATATTCAATCCCAGGCTTAAGCTGCCGGAGAGCACAGGCCATTACCGTCTGCCCGAGAAGCTAAGCGCCGATGATCACGTATCGCCGAAGGATCTGGATATTGCCAAGCTGGCGGAGCTGAAGGAA GTGTTCACGCTCTTCGACACGGATTGTGACGGTCTGATATCCAAAGAGGATCTGCGGTTCACCTACACGGCGCTCGGTAATGAACCCAacgagcagctgctggagcaAATGATGCAGGAGGCGCACGAGCCTTTGGACTATGAGGCATTTGTACAGCTGATGTGTCGTCGCACCATAGAGCTGGATCCGGAGGAAGTGCTGCTAGAGGCCTGGAGCAAGTGGGATGATTACGGCACGGGCAAGATCGATGAGAGAAA AATCTATGAGGAGTTGACCAATTACGGCGACAAAATGACCCTCAGTGAGGCAAAGGAGGCGCTCAGCCATGCGCCCATGGCCAAGCCCAAGACACTGGAAGAGCCGCCCATGATTGATTATCCTGCATTCTGTCGCATGCTCGGTGGGATGCGTAAACGCAAGAACTAG